Proteins from one Penicillium digitatum chromosome 2, complete sequence genomic window:
- a CDS encoding C2H2 transcription factor (AmdX), putative encodes MRTPSGHLNLSSTGVAGGGGCLILSMAAIGALYEREPAASKDIFDAAKRMIQLYLEERRKADMSAALNRPKSSRDSSVHNTPLWLVQAMLLNVIYGHTCGDKTSADIASTHCAALVSLARAAELTHHLDPNNLPQDYLSADSNGSHSPDDSENWMSSSFSQPKERRDWLHWKVVEERKRTLYAIFVLSSFLVSAYNHAPALTNSEIRLDLPCEEDLWAAESHQAWKQMGGQTASKKTSSFSAALTSLLTASQREQSHSANLFYNSADLSNSENRPSTFGCLVLIYSLHNYIWETRQRHTGRQWTAQETDAMQYHIEPALRAWQAAWASNPVHSLERPNPFGAGPLSADSIPLLDLAYVRLFVNLGRCKEAFWQRDWNRMADELTRGTEIFQHPDATLNDVVDPSLTGHIETRRDSIADLRVSELTLSKTSTQGEPMHALANIYKIGQSKREKQLRKAAFYAADSISMSDRLGNTFAEFSSDELPIQCALCALDCAQVLAEWITTVQERVGPYLGILGREDADLTQVPGIMLLEDEDCKLVDKIKEILRSIEMKMQRQFQNGNSISALSAVQRLPSLVEGGYGCKILIATASLLERAAVWPVTKLMARSLEAQAMQMKERTEHSVMMTP; translated from the exons ATGCGCACGCCAAGCGGACACCTCAATCTCAGCTCGACCGGCGTCGCCGGAGGCGGGGGCTGTCTGATCCTTTCCATGGCAGCTATCGGTGCTCTATACGAACGCGAACCTGCCGCCTCCAAGGATATTTTCGACGCCGCAAAAAGGATGATTCAATTGTACCTCGAAGAAAGACGAAAGGCCGACATGTCGGCTGCTCTCAATCGTCCAAAATCCTCCCGCGATAGCTCCGTACACAACACCCCGCTGTGGCTGGTACAGGCAATGCTCTTGAACGTGATATACGGCCACACCTGCGGTGACAAGACATCGGCAGACATTGCTAGCACTCACTGTGCTGCCTTGGTTAGCCTGGCACGCGCAGCGGAATTAACACATCACCTGGATCCCAATAACCTGCCGCAAGACTATCTCTCTGCCGATAGCAACGGAAGTCATTCTCCTGATGATTCGGAAAACTGGATGTCTTCGTCATTCAGTCAACCGAAAGAGCGCCGAGATTGGCTGCATTGGAAGGTTGTAGAGGAGCGGAAACGTACCCTCTACGCTATCTTTGTTCTTTCCAGCTTTCTTGTCTCTGCCTACAACCATGCACCGGCACTCACAAACTCGGAAATCCGCCTTGACCTTCCCTGTGAGGAGGATCTCTGGGCGGCCGAATCACACCAAGCGTGGAAGCAGATGGGCGGTCAAACAGCCTCGAAGAAGACATCGTCATTTTCTGCTGCTTTGACGTCTCTTCTGACCGCCAGCCAACGAGAGCAGAGTCATTCGGCAAACTTGTTCTACAACTCCGCCGATCTGTCTAATTCTGAAAACCGTCCAAGTACTTTCGGCTGCCTAGTACTCATCTATTCGCTACACAACTATATATGGGAGACTCGCCAAAGGCACACGGGCCGGCAATGGACCGCCCAGGAGACTGATGCCATGCAATACCACATTGAGCCCGCTCTACGGGCGTGGCAAGCGGCATGGGCCAGCAACCCTGTCCACAGCCTAGAGCGACCGAATCCCTTCGGCGCTGGACCTTTGTCTGCAGACAGCATTCCCCTTCTAGATTTAGCCTATGTTCGTCTGTTCGTCAATTTAGGCCGATGCAAAGAGGCATTTTGGCAACGCGATTGGAATCGTATGGCGGATGAGCTCACACGCGGCACTGAGATCTTCCAGCACCCAGATGCCACACTGAATGACGTTGTGGATCCGTCTCTTACGGGTCACATTGAGACGAGGCGAGACTCGATCGCCGACTTGAGAGTATCAGAGCTGACTCTCTCCAAGACGTCGACGCAGGGCGAGCCCATGCATGCTCTTGCCAACATCTATAAGATCGGCCAATCCAAGCGTGAAAAGCAACTGCGCAAAGCAGCGTTCTATGCAGCGGATTCCATCTCCATGTCGGATCGTCTTGGTAACACTTTTGCTGAATTCTCGTCGGACGAACTACCCATCCAGTGCGCGTTGTGTGCTCTCGATTGTGCACAGGTGCTGGCGGAGTGGATCACCACTGTTCAAGAACGGGTGGGCCCCTACCTTGGTATCCTAGGCCGTGAGGATGCAGATTTGACTCAGGTACCTGGAATCATGCTGctagaagatgaagattgcAAGCTGGTGGATAAGATCAAGGAGATCCTAAGGAGCATCGAGATGAAAATGCAGCGCCAGTTCCAAAATGGCAATTCTATCTCCGCGCTGAGTGCCGTGCAACGGCTACCAAGTCTTGTGGAAGGGGGATATGGATGTAAAATATTGATTGCGACAGCAAGTCTCTTGGAACGAGCTGCTGTCTGGCCAG TGACTAAATTGATGGCCCGTTCTCTGGAAGCCCAAGCCATGCAAATGAAGGAGCGTACCGAGCACTCCGTGATGATGACTCCTTAA
- a CDS encoding C2H2 transcription factor (AmdX), putative, with the protein MVRPCVWDPLFALCIVASTCLQYFPGSSLPATTATTNGVCNFELPIYFTSPAILLFSRNFASPSDTSTLGFQDPPPQYRSQSPYPALHRNKFNPSSADRLAVNSPLLLSLTRHIIDATSLPSQFPARRNFPSTPRPVNALVCEEFLNNRMPLDAMVGQDRDYSPKVVDLASIHEIPGNMPVPKDSKKQTDLSGQMGANGNIPPPKTDKPRPHVCTTCGRSFARLEHLKRHERSHTKEKPFECPDCARCFARRDLLLRHQQKLHMTTTPSSRPRNGRRESTGAAPGTNRVRKNSIANNSSSSSMRPRANTISHVDGAALGISGAGNPSSAPTQPGHAYHPSLSSSVGSSMDYRGFGSGPTSINGLSKIETSGLPMDMSGGLRTAPVYGSFDTGIDGMLMGHGSTINPAQLHFAGSPHGFNDSPSSPFGHYHNGLPPSADPMMDEDMHFDWMNGFDTGVVMGNGNDSVIDESSPSAMSTGSQSGISEAMLDGPNRIPISNGWHNPFPAHHPANQFAIDFSPTTLNDLGIPPETVSPKSLMAQNPFSETYATPPSMTSVGQPAMGGHSQMPYEMNIHQSQRIHLQTPHDMLY; encoded by the exons ATGGTCCGTCCGTGTGTCTGGGATCCACTATTTGCGCTCTGTATCG TTGCCTC TACTTGCCTCCAGTACTTTCCCGGTTCCTCTCTACCCGCCACTACTGCCACTACCAACGGTGTAT GCAATTTCGAACTTCCCATCTACTTTACCTCTCCTGCCATCCTCCTCTTTTCGCGCAACTTCGCTTCCCCA TCTGAT ACGTCAACACTAGGCTTCCAggatccccccccccaatacCGGTCTCAGTCCCCATATCCTGCACTTCATCGAAACAAATTCAACCCGTCTTCAGCCGATAGACTGGCTGTAAACTCACCTCTCTTATTG TCCTTGACGCGGCACATT ATTGACGCAACCTCGCTTCCTTCGCAATTTCCCGCGCGTCGCAACTTCCCCTCAACTCCGAGACCAGTCAACGCTCTGGTCTGTGAAGAGTTTCTGAATAACAGAATGCCATTGGATGCTATGGTCGGACAAGATCGGGACTATAGCCCGAAAGTGGTGGACCTTGCTAGTATCCACGAAATTCCGGGAAATATGCCTG TTCCAAAGGACTCAAAGAAGCAGACTGACCTTAGCGGTCAAATGGGCGCCAATGGCAATATCCCACCTCCTAAAACAGACAAGCCTCGGCCCCACGTCTGCACCACTTGCGGTCGCTCGTTTGCGCGATTGGAGCACCTCAAGCGCCACGAGCGCTCGCACACAAAAGAAAAGCCATTTGAGTGTCCAGATTGCGCCCGGTGCTTCGCTCGGCGAGATTTGCTCCTGCGACACCAGCAGAAGTTACACATGACCACCACACCGTCTTCTCGACCGAGAAACGGTCGCCGTGAGAGCACCGGCGCCGCACCCGGTACCAACCGGGTTCGCAAGAACTCCATTGCCAATAATAGTTCGTCTTCTTCGATGCGCCCGAGGGCCAACACCATCAGCCATGTTGATGGAGCGGCTTTGGGTATATCCGGTGCCGGCAATCCGTCATCTGCGCCCACTCAACCGGGTCACGCATATCACCCTAGCCTTAGTTCTTCAGTTGGCTCAAGCATGGATTATAGAGGATTTGGCTCTGGACCCACTTCGATAAACGGCCTTTCGAAGATTGAAACTTCTGGACTTCCCATGGACATGTCCGGAGGACTTCGAACTGCTCCCGTGTATGGGAGCTTTGATACGGGCATCGATGGCATGCTGATGGGTCACGGTAGCACCATCAACCCGGCGCAATTACACTTTGCAGGATCCCCGCATGGCTTCAACGATTCGCCCTCGTCTCCTTTCGGTCACTATCACAACGGTCTTCCACCCTCTGCGGATCCCATGATGGATGAAGATATGCACTTTGACTGGATGAATGGGTTTGACACAGGCGTGGTTATGGGAAACGGCAACGACTCGGTCATCGACGAGTCCTCGCCATCGGCAATGAGCACGGGTAGTCAGAGTGGAATCAGCGAGGCCATGCTGGATGGCCCGAATCGCATTCCCATCTCTAACGGTTGGCACAACCCATTCCCTGCTCACCACCCAGCCAACCAGTTCGCGATTGATTTTTCCCCGACGACGTTGAATGATCTGGGAATCCCGCCAGAGACAGTGTCACCCAAGTCTTTAATGGCTCAGAATCCGTTTTCTGAGACGTATGCCACGCCTCCATCTATGACCTCGGTCGGCCAGCCCGCCATGGGAGGACATTCTCAGA TGCCCTACGAAATGAACATTCACCAGTCTCAACGGATACATTTACAGACTCCACACGACATGCTCTATTAG
- a CDS encoding Ribosome biogenesis protein (Rrb1), putative encodes MSKRSAEVDENPAALKAGERPIADVPMDEAGEFEDEFEDEFESEDEILEAGVDGRPDAEREEEEKAAMDVDKETFIPGRTKLAPGETLSPDPSTYDMLHTLSTPWPCLSFDIVRDSLGDNRKTYPATVYAVTGTQAEGSKSKDNELMVLKMSSLSKMEKDGEDSDSDSDDDDMGEPILEHKSIPLGSTTNRIRTHQTPSQSGDYSKPPQTLTATWLENSQVVIHDVTAHLSSFDVPGTILPPSASKPLSTLRMHKTEGYALDWSPLQPLGKLLTGDNNGLIYATTRTEGGGWVTDNRPFTGHASSIEELQWSPNERNVFASASSDGSVKVWDVRSKSRKPAVDVQVSNTDVNVMSWSNQTAHLLATGADDGQWAVWDLRHWKPNAAAPSAQVTSTPVASFDFHKEPITTIEWHPSDDSVVAVGSADNTVTLWDLAVELDDEESRQANMADIPSQLLFVHYMESVKELHWQAQMPGTLMATGSNGFSVFKTISV; translated from the exons ATGTCTAAGAGAAGTGCAGAAGTGGATGAGAATCCCGCCGCTCTCAAGGCTGGCGAGCGACCAATTGCAGATGTCCCAATGGACGAGGCGGGGGAGTTCGAAGACGAGTTCGAGGATGAATTCGAGAGTGAAGACGAGATCCTAGAGGCCGGAGTGGATGGTCGACCAGATGCTGAGcgcgaggaagaagagaagg CAGCTATGGATGTCGACAAGGAGACTTTCATTCCTGGGCGAACAAAACTGGCCCCCGGAGAGACACTATCACCCGATCCCTCCACTTACGATATGCTTCACACACTCAGCACACCATGGCCATGCCTTTCCTTCGACATTGTGCGCGATTCACTCGGTGATAACCGTAAGACCTACCCCGCCACTGTCTACGCCGTTACCGGTACACAAGCCGAGGGCTCCAAATCCAAGGACAACGAACTCATGGTGCTCAAGATGAGCAGCCTGAGCAAGATGGAGAAGGACGGTGAGGACTCAGACAGCGACTCGGACGACGACGACATGGGCGAGCCCATTCTTGAGCACAAGTCGATCCCGCTTGGCTCAACGACAAATCGCATCCGTACCCACCAGACCCCCTCCCAGTCCGGTGATTACTCCAAACCCCCGCAGACCCTTACCGCGACCTGGCTCGAGAACTCGCAAGTTGTTATTCACGATGTTACCGCCCACCTTTCCAGCTTCGATGTTCCCGGCACTATTCTTCCCCCTTCGGCATCTAAGCCTCTTTCCACCCTGCGCATGCACAAGACCGAAGGATATGCGTTGGACTGGTCTCCTCTCCAGCCTCTTGGAAAGCTATTGACCGGTGACAACAACGGATTGATCTACGCTACCACTCGCACTGAAGGCGGCGGCTGGGTTACCGACAACCGGCCCTTCACAGGCCACGCTTCCTCGATTGAGGAATTGCAGTGGTCTCCAAACGAGCGCAATGTGTTTGCATCCGCTAGCAGCGACGGTAGCGTTAAGGTTTGGGATGTGCGATCCAAGTCGCGCAAGCCCGCCGTGGATGTCCAGGTCTCCAACACCGACGTGAACGTTATGAGCTGGTCTAACCAGACAGCTCACCTTTTGGCCACTGGTGCCGATGATGGACAGTGGGCAGTCTGGGATCTGCGTCACTGGAAACCCAATGCCGCGGCGCCTTCCGCTCAGGTCACTTCTACCCCCGTTGCATCCTTCGACTTCCACAAGGAGCCCATTACTACTATCGAATGGCACCCCTCAGATGATAGTGTGGTGGCTGTTGGCTCCGCAGACAACACTGTCACACTTTGGGATCTTGCTGTCGAGCTGGACGACGAAGAAAGCCGCCAGGCCAACATGGCGGACATTCCTTCGCAACTGCTGTTCGTGCATTACATGGAGTCTGTCAAGGAACTCCACTGGCAGGCACAGATGCCTGGTACGCTCATGGCGACCGGCAGCAATGGATTCAG TGTTTTCAAGACGATCAGTGTCTAA
- a CDS encoding GTP binding protein (SPG1), putative, whose translation MESPKSKLESLVAPEVEAPAASVLAESEQIAPEDQTQQAQEQAYGQGQDSSPEQPVNQPLGQSAPVMAHTEELASDHTISRAAIHNGYNSDSKAHYHSRSTDFHQSGLEYAAQDTDQSRQNSSPLLNHHPLPVPNSRPGSGLSSGPERATGVSQLQQQDASQRQASQASKNSVVIKVGMVGDAQIGKTSLMVKYVEGSWDEDYIQTLGVNFMEKTISIRNTEITFSIWDLGGQREFVNMLPLVCNDAVAILFMFDLTRKSTLNSIKEWYRQGRGFNKTAIPFLVGTKYDHFVNFPREDQEEISIQAKRFAKAMKASLIFSSTSHSINVQKIFKIVLAKAFDLKCTIPEIENVGEPLLLYKNV comes from the exons ATGGAGTCCCCTAAGTCTAAGTTGGAGTCTCTTGTTGCTCCTGAGGTGGAAGCGCCTGCTGCTTCTGTCCTTGCAGAATCCGAGCAGATTGCCCCAGAGGATCAGACGCAACAGGCGCAGGAGCAAGCATACGGACAGGGACAGGACTCTTCACCCGAGCAGCCTGTGAACCAACCATTGGGGCAGTCTGCACCTGTCATGGCCCATACTGAAGAGCTGGCTTCCGACCACACAATTAGCCGTGCCGCCATCCACAATGGCTATAACAGCGACTCGAAAGCGCATTACCACTCCCGATCGACTGACTTTCATCAATCTGGTCTTGAATACGCCGCCCAAGACACTGACCAATCCCGCCAGAACTCATCTCCGTTGCTCAACCACCACCCTCTACCTGTTCCCAACTCCAGGCCCGGATCGGGACTCTCTAGTGGACCAGAACGCGCCACCGGGGTTTCCCAGTTACAGCAACAGGACGCCAGTCAGCGCCAAGCCTCCCAGGCCAGCAAGAACAGTGTGGTGATTAAAGTTGGTATGGTAGGCGATGCGCAGATTGGAAAGACCAGTTTGATGGTCAAGTACGTCGAGGGCAGCTGGGATGAGGATTACATCCAAACGTTGG GTGTCAACTTTATGGAAAAGACAATCTCGATTCGCAACACTGAAATCACCTTCTCAATTTGGGATCTCGGTGGCCAGCGCGAGTTTGTTAATATGCTACCGCTTGTCTGTAATGACGCCGTTGCAATTCTTTTCATGTTCGATCTCACTCGCAAGAGTACATTGAACTCCATTAAAGAGTGGTACCGTCAGGGACGTGGCTTCAACAAGACAGCCATTCCCTTCCTGGTGGGCACTAAATATGATCACTTTGTGAACTTCCCCCGCGAGGATCAGGAGGAGATCTCTATTCAG GCCAAGCGATTTGCCAAGGCGATGAAGGCTAGTCTGATCTTCAGCAGCACCAGCCACAGCATCAATGTGCAAAAG ATCTTCAAGATCGTTCTAGCCAAGGCATTCGATTTAAAGTGCACCATTCCGGAGATCGAGAATGTTGGCGAGCCCCTGCTCCTCTACAAGAATGTCTAA
- a CDS encoding Transglutaminase-like, translating into MTEDPQLNSIQQRIAALNQSQLARPPGGPGPPLRPSPERSASANNPPSYDAVGSVVDRASVGNEPADNKTQRPILRPPPIETLRPQVKPKPKAPPPLPTRRSDRLPPPTPARPALPPRRPTDQKRRPSLESVTSNAAYSTTPTATTAGRGASTTSLNSTGNNRIKAPAWGETELPALPPRRPKEQASLEPPPRHTISSKRSFGSLSARLTSKLPGSRPPVPTPPSRPERPNQLPRPTQPPRPTSSPHPSRPPPRYEADEDPPVPRLPPHRPSGVHADTSGPRDGLSANAPIRKALPPPPTAAQIRDVRQLGFGNTSSTNPPKSSGTAPKGTPPPIPHGSRPDLSKILSTKPRLNGSAVSPSPPPATSDTECLVCRNFSGPDNHAARYPRESLPTQDMKWLANELTAPFSSMTDKARAIFTWLHHNIFYDTYAFFNSCVKPSTPASTLASGMAVCEGYAGLFAALATHSGLEAIVVGGHGKGFGHEALAAGVPVPPYEGNHAWNAVKIDGGRWKLIDACWGAGAIEGAGQQYKKRFEPSMFSMPNEEFGLKHFPENKRQFFREDGRPDPTWEEYILTDPERPNGVEGLKVYSDADKRTIGRKTFHPQGLHISISTPGAIRFQFGLLCPHWTLACHSHIQHVGLFLLMIHGVDGREDDRLPFTHVPGSGSAGGGEFWYVDVPSARMLGAPGQNLQLAVLTSFGDRKDASDVTAQEFQENVGRVGMAWAYVAEWELVR; encoded by the coding sequence ATGACCGAAGACCCCCAGTTGAATTCTATCCAGCAACGAATCGCCGCCCTCAACCAGTCGCAACTGGCCCGCCCACCAGGAGGCCCTGGACCACCACTCCGCCCGAGCCCCGAACGGAGCGCGTCAGCCAACAACCCTCCCTCATACGATGCAGTCGGCTCTGTGGTTGATCGAGCATCTGTCGGAAATGAGCCCGCAGACAATAAAACCCAGAGGCCTATCCTGCGACCGCCTCCAATCGAAACTCTCCGGCCTCAAGTGAAACCAAAGCCAAAAGCCCCTCCGCCATTGCCCACGCGAAGATCAGATCGCCTGCCTCCCCCCACACCAGCTCGTCCCGCGCTACCACCGCGTCGACCGACGGATCAAAAGCGCCGGCCCTCTCTTGAGTCGGTCACATCTAATGCGGCATATTCGACAACCCCAACAGCCACAACTGCGGGCCGAGGCGCATCAACAACTTCGTTGAACTCTACTGGGAACAATCGCATAAAAGCTCCCGCTTGGGGCGAGACAGAACTGCCTGCACTGCCTCCCCGCCGACCAAAGGAGCAAGCTAGTTTGGAACCGCCCCCGCGGCATACGATTAGTAGCAAGAGGAGCTTTGGGAGCCTGTCTGCCCGATTGACCTCCAAACTACCCGGGTCCAGACCGCCCGTTCCCACTCCTCCAAGTCGGCCTGAACGGCCGAATCAACTTCCACGTCCTACGCAGCCTCCACGCCCTACTTCATCTCCACATCCTAGCCGGCCACCCCCACGCTATGAGGCTGACGAGGATCCCCCGGTGCCTCGACTGCCACCACACCGGCCATCCGGGGTGCATGCAGACACAAGTGGACCGCGTGATGGCTTGAGTGCCAATGCACCGATTCGGAAGGCATTACCACCTCCACCAACGGCTGCACAGATCAGGGATGTTAGGCAGCTCGGATTTGGCAATACAAGCTCAACAAATCCACCCAAATCCAGCGGAACTGCGCCCAAAGGAACCCCACCACCGATTCCACATGGTTCTCGTCCGGATCTATCCAAAATTTTGTCTACAAAGCCACGCCTCAACGGGTCAGCTGTGTCTCCAAGCCCTCCACCCGCAACATCAGACACGGAATGCTTAGTTTGTCGGAATTTCTCAGGCCCTGATAACCATGCAGCCCGATATCCCCGTGAATCGCTTCCCACGCAGGATATGAAGTGGCTGGCCAATGAATTGACAGCACCGTTCTCATCCATGACAGACAAGGCACGTGCGATATTTACGTGGTTGCATCATAACATCTTCTACGATACCTATGCTTTCTTTAACAGCTGCGTGAAGCCCTCCACGCCGGCAAGTACTCTCGCATCTGGAATGGCAGTCTGCGAAGGCTATGCAGGACTATTTGCAGCTTTAGCCACCCACTCAGGTCTAGAGGCAATAGTAGTCGGCGGTCATGGCAAAGGCTTCGGACACGAAGCTCTTGCTGCAGGGGTCCCGGTGCCCCCATACGAAGGCAACCACGCCTGGAACGCTGTCAAAATCGACGGAGGCCGATGGAAACTAATTGACGCTTGCTGGGGAGCAGGAGCCATAGAAGGCGCTGGACAGCAATACAAGAAGCGATTCGAACCATCGATGTTCTCAATGCCGAACGAAGAGTTCGGCCTTAAGCACTTCCCAGAAAACAAACGCCAGTTCTTCCGCGAGGACGGACGCCCCGATCCAACTTGGGAAGAGTACATCCTCACAGACCCGGAACGGCCAAATGGCGTCGAAGGCCTCAAGGTCTACAGCGATGCCGACAAGCGCACCATCGGTCGCAAGACCTTCCACCCACAAGGTTTGCACATATCCATCAGCACACCGGGCGCAATACGCTTCCAGTTTGGTCTCCTCTGTCCGCACTGGACACTTGCTTGTCACAGCCACATCCAGCACGTGGGCTTATTCCTGCTGATGATCCATGGTGTGGATGGACGCGAGGATGACAGACTCCCTTTCACACACGTGCCAGGCTCCGGATCCGCGGGCGGTGGCGAATTCTGGTATGTGGATGTCCCCAGTGCACGTATGCTCGGTGCGCCTGGTCAGAACCTGCAGCTGGCTGTGTTGACTAGCTTTGGGGATCGGAAAGATGCGAGTGATGTCACGGCACAGGAGTTTCAGGAGAATGTTGGCCGGGTTGGCATGGCTTGGGCTTATGTAGCTGAGTGGGAGCTTGTGAGGTAG